The Gossypium hirsutum isolate 1008001.06 chromosome A03, Gossypium_hirsutum_v2.1, whole genome shotgun sequence genome contains the following window.
GGCAGGCCTGTTATATGTTGGTTGTTGTTAAGTTTAATTTTGtgtgggcatactctaacattcCATTTACGGAGGTAGTAGAAGCTTGTTAGGCTTCAATAGTCCCTTGGTGGTCCCCTCTTGGGGATAAGAATGGGTCGCTAATAGTAGGTGGCTTGATAGGAAAGTGAACAGTAGAGGTGTCCATAGGTCGAGTTGGGTCAGGTTCTGACTAAGTCCAATCAAAATCTTAAGCTTGATTGGTAGGCTTAGGCTTGGCCTGACCCAAAAAACAAGATTAAATTTTTGTCAAAACCCGGCccagtttatatatatgaaactcAAGCCTGGCCCGATTTggccaattttttaaaaaaattattattatttttttatgagcaTATTGTTTGCTTGAAGAAAAGAACAAATTTGGTTCTTTTCGTTTCACATAACATAAGGATTTCTACACCAAATATTTAGGTTTCCTTTGATGAAATGAGGTAAGccagtgtgtatatatattcttgCTTCACCAAACCCCAAAACATTTACTATTTTTCTTTATTATGCTTGTTTAGAATAATACgatataaataaactaattttatcaaagaaaagaagacgacgaaaaagaaaatgagatggGTAATTTTCTTTCTAAACAGACCATCCATGGCTGCCGCACCGTTACAAGTTTCTACTTTCGGAGAGGGAAACACTGCTTCGATTAATGATAGTACTAGTCATAATAAACCTTCCCAACTATAAAGAAAGCAATCTACAAAGCAGAAGTATGGGTTTATTGCTGATAACTTCTCAACCTTCGATCAGGTTCCTTTTTTTTCCCCCtcaacttgaaaagaaaagaaaagaaaactaggAAGCAGGAAGAAGTAGATATGACAAATGAAGCAAGAAGCATCAGTGGCAAAAAagtatgaagaaaaaaaatttagtcattaagGATTAAGGAAGGGGAAATAGAGATCGAAAAGGGAATTAAGGATTGGGAAGAGAAAGAGGAATATGAGGAACTTGGTTTGCTGGGAACAGGGGTAAAATATTTAGGTTAATAAAATCAGGCTAGGCTCGAGCTGAAAAAACTTTACTTGAAACCCGATCTATTTTTTAAAAGGGTCTTATTCATAAGCATAAACTCAATTTTTaagcctatatttttgtccaaaccctcttATATTTTGGGCGAACGACCCGACCCATGGACAAGTATAATGAACAGGCGATCAAAGGCGGGTGGGGTGCCTTTCCTATGGGTGGCATAAAATATGTTAATGGTTGATTATGAGGTGACCAACTGGAAGTTCATCTGTAGGGGCCTTTTAAATCACTTCTCTTGTTGTTACATATCTAAGCAGAGTAGGGGTATAgcaaaaatgtttataatttttatatatttaatttttttaattttaaattacttGCTGAGTGACATACACAACAAAATAGGAGCACGACaattataatgtacttgtacaTATGGTATAATTTCTAATGGTTTTGTTAAATTGTagtgaaaatttttcaatttgataaaaactCAAAAGATAAAAGGGTTcaagatagaaaaaaaaagaagaagcatatGCCAAATTCACAAAAGTTACAAGTGTTAGAGGTTTAACAGGTAATTATACTTCAATTTTAAACGGAATTAATGAAAGAAAAGTTATTCAATGGACTGACAATGAGTCATTTAAAAAGTAAAGATTCAATCAAACAAAAGTAATGAATTAAATCCAAACAAATTGATAAGTAGAGGGACTATTCTTAAGATTTACCAATAAATTTGCTTGGCTTAGCTGCGTTATATTGACGCAAAGAAAAGAGGGTGTATAAGTGAGGGCCCTTTCTACAGTGactgataaataaaataaatgaaagaaatgaaattaagaaAAACACGCCGGCAGGCATCCACTGTTcgattttgatattaattttttatgattcaaAATGAACCGTTGGATCAATCCTCCTATAAATACAcctcaatatttattattataaataagaaaaaaaagagataaaaaaggAAAACCCTCTCTCAAATCTTGGCTCGCCAGTCGCCTCtctttctccttcttcttcttcattctgTTGGCTGCTGCTGCTGCTTTGGTGGCGTGATTTAGAAGCCacaactcaatttcatataaagaaaaaaaaagtgagatGGATCCAGACGCAGTAGCCAAGGCCTTCGTCGAGCACTACTACTCCACATTCGATGCCAACCGGGCCGGTTTAGCCAATCTCTACCAGGAAGGTTCCATGTTGACCTTCGAAGGTCAAAAGATCCAGGGCTCTCAGAGCATCGTCGTTAAACTCACCAGCCTTCCTTTCCAGCAGTGCAAGCACAACATCACCACCGTCGATTGCCAGCCTTCCGGCTCCGGCGGCATGCTCGTCTTCGTCAGCGGTAACCTCCAACTCGTTGGCGAGCAGCATGCTCTCAAGTTCAGCCAGGTATTTTTCTTATTAGCTCAGCCATCTACGGCTAATCTTATGTGTCACTCTTGAATTCATCGGTTATATCCTTGTGTTAATTTCACGATTCCATTTCGTATTGGTGGATCTTTTAAGTTGGTGTTTTGATCTGACCGAAGCCGGAGCGGGAATGGAAATGTTCTCTATGGGATCTTAATAATGGTCTTATCTGTGATGTTTAAGCATTAATGCTCATCGGATTTGCTTAAGATTACAGTTCCAGGAATTGcacatttttcattcattttgcaTCTATATTGATGGGATTGGTTCaggtaaaaaaaatgttatttcgGCTATAAACCCGATTTCATTAAATTGTGCCATAATACGTTTTGGAAGATGTGGATTTGTTTTTGGATCCACCATCTTTCCATAGAACCTGCTCCACTTTTACTTTGTTTTGCAACCTGGAACTGCACATTTACATGTTCCTTGTCATCAATTATTTGGACCGTGTCGGTCCTGGATATTCCTATCCTCTTGCTATAAGCGTGGTGTGGGCCGTAGTTGTGTAGGTAATTATACTATAGACACTGCATTCAAGAGCTtgcttttgtttcattttgtttattGCGCCCTTTGCTTGTACTCATTTCATTTTTATACTTGTCTTTTTCGCATAAGTGACAGAGGTCCTCTCAGTGCTCACTCTGAACAATTATCTGCCATCTCCCTTGATGTTGTTTCTTGCGACTCTACTGGATATAAAAGAAAATCCACTACCACATGCCCCTTCCTCACCTGGAGACATTGATGATTTCCTTATGGTTTATGTCTTTCATTCACGTGGAGCAAACTTTTATATGTGTTTCATCTATGTTGATAGTTAACCAATGTTTATCCCAGATTACATTTTTTTTGAAGTACACATCTGTATTCAACATATTTTTGGGTATAGATATGGGGATATGAGCCTCCAAGATCCTCTAAATTTTATAACTTGGAGGAAATTGAATATACAGACATCGACATTAACACCCCAATTTGAGCAACATAGTAGTTAACCGTTTTATGTTGCCTAAAATTATGAATGCAAagacattatgtttttaatgttctgTTTAGAAAACTAATAGATATTGCATCCACCAATGCCTTGGTTCAGTTTCATTAACAACTTTACTAACCTAGGTTATCTTTATGTTGCATTCTGCTATCAGATGTTTCATTTGATGCCAACGCCACAGGGAAGCTTTTATGTGTTGAATGACATATTCAGGTTGAACTACGCGTGAAGACGATGATTAATCAAGGGATGGGAATACAATGCCTGAGGATTTAAAACACGTTTTGCCTATTTTAGGCTCTAATGaaatttggaattttgt
Protein-coding sequences here:
- the LOC107886428 gene encoding nuclear transport factor 2B isoform X1 — its product is MDPDAVAKAFVEHYYSTFDANRAGLANLYQEGSMLTFEGQKIQGSQSIVVKLTSLPFQQCKHNITTVDCQPSGSGGMLVFVSGNLQLVGEQHALKFSQMFHLMPTPQGSFYVLNDIFRLNYA
- the LOC107886428 gene encoding nuclear transport factor 2A isoform X2; this encodes MDPDAVAKAFVEHYYSTFDANRAGLANLYQEGSMLTFEGQKIQGSQSIVVKLTSLPFQQCKHNITTVDCQPSGSGGMLVFVSGNLQLVGEQHALKFSQRSSQCSL
- the LOC107886428 gene encoding nuclear transport factor 2A isoform X3; the protein is MDPDAVAKAFVEHYYSTFDANRAGLANLYQEGSMLTFEGQKIQGSQSIVVKLTSLPFQQCKHNITTVDCQPSGSGGMLVFVSGNLQLVGEQHALKFSQ